In the Wyeomyia smithii strain HCP4-BCI-WySm-NY-G18 chromosome 2, ASM2978416v1, whole genome shotgun sequence genome, one interval contains:
- the LOC129720815 gene encoding mantle protein-like: MKAFIVLSMALTIASCAAVDDSNVKKEKRGLWELSDDHSNFGYDDHLQHYGDDHHELKHVSTTITKKVPVPYPVEVEKHVPVPVKVPYPVHVEKKVPVVVEKNVPVYVEKKVPVHVDRPVPYPVEVKVPVVHKEYVEVPKPYPVHVEKPVPVYVQKPVYVEKHVPVTVHIKEHKKHWGLFEGI; encoded by the exons ATGAAG GCGTTCATTGTGTTGTCCATGGCTTTGACTATCGCTTCCTGTGCGGCAGTCGACGATTCCAACGTCAAGAAGGAAAAACGTGGCCTCTGGGAGCTGAGCGACGATCATAGCAACTTCGGATACGATGACCATCTTCAGCACTACGGCGATGATCATCACGAACTGAAGCACGTATCCACAACTATCACCAAGAAGGTTCCGGTCCCATACCCAGTTGAAGTAGAGAAACACGTCCCAGTTCCGGTGAAGGTCCCATATCCAGTTCATGTCGAAAAGAAGGTCCCGGTTGTAGTTGAAAAGAACGTTCCGGTTTACGTCGAGAAGAAAGTTCCGGTACATGTTGACCGTCCAGTCCCATACCCAGTGGAAGTGAAAGTCCCAGTTGTTCACAAAGAATACGTCGAGGTTCCGAAACCGTACCCAGTTCATGTCGAGAAACCAGTTCCAGTGTACGTGCAGAAGCCGGTGTATGTCGAGAAGCATGTTCCAGTGACGGTGCATATCAAGGAGCACAAGAAGCATTGGGGTCTGTTTGAAGGAATTTAA